The following are from one region of the Paenibacillus bovis genome:
- a CDS encoding ABC transporter substrate-binding protein, producing the protein MNREMKGRASESWRNAAYKSRLGIGLLLVLILILTGCGAGTGTDNSQPSAAVAKTTAQTDTNTEAFPVTLKHMKGELVLNEKPKKIAVLDVKFLDQMLAVGEKPAGSVIAGGNTGFPEYLGDQPNGVQILGTRDEPNLEAIASLEPDLIIMTDFQDKQYENVSKIAPTLVLDFYEDWRDTLSTIAKVTDKPAEAEKVRQAYEDKVSGLKAKLAEKLGDETVALIRPRKEGIRIHGIEHRTGEILYRDLGLNMPPMVQKVGEEGSLEISMEEVPSIDADRYFVLSDELFATEAEAMANNPVWKSLDAVKNNRAYDVNSTLWIAYYGPLAINLIVDQAAEALLGLN; encoded by the coding sequence ATGAATAGAGAAATGAAAGGGCGAGCGTCCGAAAGCTGGAGAAATGCTGCCTACAAATCACGATTAGGGATAGGCTTACTGCTGGTCCTTATACTTATATTGACTGGTTGCGGAGCTGGAACCGGAACGGATAATAGCCAGCCGTCTGCGGCAGTCGCAAAGACGACTGCGCAAACAGACACGAATACCGAAGCTTTTCCCGTTACGCTCAAGCATATGAAGGGTGAGCTGGTGCTGAACGAAAAGCCGAAGAAAATTGCCGTGCTTGATGTGAAGTTTTTGGATCAAATGTTGGCGGTTGGTGAGAAGCCGGCTGGCAGCGTGATCGCCGGAGGCAATACTGGTTTCCCGGAATACTTGGGCGATCAGCCGAATGGCGTACAGATTCTCGGTACCCGGGATGAGCCTAATCTGGAAGCTATTGCTTCTTTGGAACCGGATCTGATCATCATGACCGATTTTCAGGATAAACAGTATGAGAATGTTAGCAAAATTGCACCTACCCTCGTATTGGACTTCTATGAAGACTGGCGCGATACACTGTCCACGATTGCCAAAGTGACGGACAAGCCGGCTGAAGCCGAGAAAGTGCGCCAAGCTTATGAGGATAAAGTCAGCGGACTGAAAGCAAAGCTGGCTGAGAAGCTGGGCGACGAAACAGTAGCTCTGATTCGTCCGAGAAAAGAAGGTATTCGGATTCACGGGATTGAACATCGGACTGGCGAAATTCTGTATCGGGATTTGGGTTTGAATATGCCGCCGATGGTGCAGAAGGTTGGCGAAGAAGGTTCGCTTGAAATCTCGATGGAAGAAGTTCCATCGATCGATGCTGATCGTTATTTTGTACTTTCGGACGAGCTGTTTGCCACAGAGGCCGAAGCGATGGCGAATAACCCAGTCTGGAAATCGCTGGATGCGGTCAAAAATAACCGCGCTTACGACGTAAATTCCACCTTATGGATTGCCTATTATGGTCCGCTTGCCATCAATTTAATCGTAGATCAGGCGGCGGAAGCCCTGCTTGGATTGAACTGA
- a CDS encoding chloramphenicol phosphotransferase CPT family protein: protein MRQGLIVLLNGTSSSGKTSISNELINQKEILFHHLSLDEFFDNYNDFVNNKLIGTSPKEIDHQVVSQIVDDSVFSVYHSTVKLFSEMGLNVIADTVMDSDKRFNECLDMFADQSVLFVGVQCSKEELARREQKRGDRNIGLADFQFDQIYRFDEYDLKVNTEALNPAECAKEILNFIQSGQDYSVFNKLNKRNVNKYE, encoded by the coding sequence TTGAGACAAGGACTCATTGTACTGCTTAACGGAACGTCAAGTTCAGGAAAGACAAGTATTTCCAATGAACTGATTAATCAGAAAGAGATTTTATTCCACCATTTATCACTGGATGAGTTTTTTGATAATTATAATGACTTTGTTAATAATAAGTTGATAGGTACATCTCCAAAAGAAATAGACCATCAAGTTGTCTCACAAATTGTAGATGATTCGGTATTTTCAGTGTATCATTCGACAGTTAAGCTCTTTTCGGAGATGGGTTTGAATGTAATAGCAGATACTGTGATGGATAGTGACAAGCGGTTTAATGAATGCCTCGATATGTTTGCTGATCAGTCTGTATTGTTCGTAGGTGTACAATGCTCCAAAGAAGAACTTGCACGAAGAGAACAAAAAAGAGGAGACCGAAATATTGGACTGGCAGATTTTCAGTTCGATCAGATTTATCGTTTTGACGAATATGATCTTAAAGTAAATACGGAGGCATTGAACCCAGCAGAATGTGCGAAAGAAATTTTAAACTTTATACAATCTGGTCAGGATTACTCAGTATTCAACAAGCTGAATAAGAGAAATGTTAACAAATACGAATAA
- a CDS encoding GNAT family N-acetyltransferase, protein MDFDIIQVNQKHKEVLENLMQFYIYDFSEFLQFDVEEDGQYSPYPLEEYFQEGNQRFAYIIKKEEKYVGFVLIHFIDSAELRYYSIAEFFILKKYRREGIGRSAAAHIFNIHKGLWQVHQIESNRPAQIFWNSVINEYTKGQFEERIENCKRIQTFTS, encoded by the coding sequence ATGGATTTTGATATCATACAAGTTAATCAGAAGCATAAAGAAGTATTGGAAAATCTCATGCAATTTTATATTTATGATTTCTCGGAGTTTCTCCAATTTGATGTAGAAGAAGATGGACAATATAGTCCGTATCCTTTAGAAGAGTATTTTCAAGAAGGCAATCAACGATTTGCTTATATTATAAAAAAAGAAGAGAAATATGTAGGGTTTGTGTTGATTCATTTCATTGACTCTGCAGAACTACGCTATTATTCCATTGCCGAATTTTTTATATTAAAGAAGTATAGACGAGAAGGAATCGGTAGGTCCGCAGCAGCTCATATATTCAATATACATAAGGGATTATGGCAAGTACATCAGATTGAGAGTAATCGGCCAGCCCAAATATTTTGGAATAGCGTAATTAATGAATACACAAAAGGCCAATTTGAGGAACGGATCGAGAATTGTAAAAGAATACAAACGTTTACCAGCTAA
- a CDS encoding NUDIX hydrolase has translation MITFKKGNNKFNFRVAGIAIQDNRVLLHTTVKDDFWNLPGGRVEFNESTEQAILREIKEELDVEVGSPKLLFINEDFFEYDSMQFHEIGFYYLVSFPEGHEITTYEDEFSGIEDEGRLIFKWFPVDELQDLEVYPEVLRSELLQLTNSNHIQHFVNLR, from the coding sequence ATGATTACATTCAAAAAAGGAAATAATAAATTTAATTTCAGAGTCGCCGGCATTGCTATACAGGACAATCGGGTTTTATTACATACTACAGTAAAGGACGACTTCTGGAATCTTCCAGGAGGACGTGTTGAATTCAACGAGTCGACAGAGCAGGCGATCCTTAGAGAAATCAAAGAGGAGCTGGATGTTGAAGTGGGAAGTCCAAAGCTGCTTTTTATCAATGAAGATTTCTTTGAATATGACAGCATGCAGTTTCATGAAATAGGCTTTTACTACCTCGTTTCCTTCCCGGAAGGACATGAGATCACAACGTATGAAGACGAATTTTCTGGAATAGAAGATGAGGGAAGACTTATTTTCAAATGGTTCCCTGTGGATGAATTGCAAGACCTAGAAGTCTATCCGGAAGTACTGCGGAGTGAACTACTCCAATTAACAAACAGCAATCATATCCAGCACTTCGTGAATCTACGCTGA
- a CDS encoding HIT family protein, with the protein MECLGCRIANNIEPNLNIIYENEWITCVLDIAPFNEGHTLILPKRHYLDVDEVDPQTAYAIMEASQMLSIVLKKVFKPDGIRICQDGGVFNDLTHYHMHLIPRYQGDGFTWGEPLHPDGAENRLSQTRERILKALIE; encoded by the coding sequence ATGGAATGCTTGGGATGCAGAATCGCTAACAATATTGAACCTAATCTAAACATCATTTATGAAAATGAATGGATTACGTGTGTACTGGATATTGCTCCTTTTAATGAAGGGCATACTCTAATCCTTCCCAAACGACATTACCTCGATGTTGATGAGGTTGATCCACAGACTGCATATGCAATCATGGAGGCCTCACAAATGCTCTCAATTGTTTTGAAGAAAGTATTTAAACCCGATGGAATAAGGATTTGCCAAGATGGAGGAGTATTTAATGATCTGACCCATTATCATATGCATCTCATTCCAAGATACCAGGGCGATGGATTTACTTGGGGTGAACCTCTGCATCCGGACGGAGCTGAGAACCGACTAAGCCAAACCAGAGAACGGATTTTAAAAGCATTGATAGAGTAG
- a CDS encoding helix-turn-helix domain-containing protein: MPLQQQTSPWSEMTIKMLDGYSGTLQAGGVLSVNQTEFTSNLLLLAVGGEGELAMNGEVCRIGASLACHIAKGTPFTLTCGSDELYYMVITYEAFALDEALHPMPSYRKHPLQISFIQNTVIHTQWVQQAEKIIAKWRRGEGLEIFHANALLQNIIYELIIEYERGQGGAESDRVDVVASYIASHYRRNLELQELADLAGCSIRQLQRQFKQEKRLGPMEYISKLRLENASRMLQYTDASIGEIADRIGYRDMYYFSRVFKKQYGVSPLRYRLDHASKTDEEYTKTLLRNRTASSYESPQGTVICHMRGEYQVKRPPQRIAVLDMQYADHLLAFGLSPAGSVGSGSVSIHFPSSIRDRLRNTELLGTYEYPDLAAVEQLSPDLIICTEVHDRHFERLSRIAPVLMFKRNESWQTILGVFGELTGKRAEAKIILADYYRRTALLSEELAPVLAGQSVALIRPLDSLIRVHSAAHRTGAVLYRDLGLPIPLFVEDTSDTAYHISVDRLPAVQASHYFLLSNRTMQGVISATEQQVLDMLDHHADQHIHCVDAVTWIGCYGPIGINSIVDQIEQALLTGL, encoded by the coding sequence ATGCCGCTGCAGCAGCAAACAAGTCCATGGAGTGAAATGACGATCAAAATGCTTGACGGGTACAGTGGTACTTTGCAGGCAGGCGGTGTTCTTAGCGTTAACCAAACTGAATTCACCTCGAATTTGCTGCTGCTGGCAGTAGGCGGGGAAGGGGAGCTTGCAATGAATGGCGAAGTTTGCCGCATTGGAGCTTCTTTGGCTTGTCATATCGCAAAAGGCACTCCTTTTACACTGACATGCGGATCAGACGAACTTTATTATATGGTTATCACGTACGAGGCTTTTGCCCTGGATGAAGCGCTCCATCCCATGCCTTCGTATCGTAAACATCCGCTGCAAATCTCTTTTATTCAAAATACAGTCATTCATACACAGTGGGTGCAGCAAGCCGAGAAAATCATCGCCAAATGGCGCCGCGGCGAAGGGCTGGAAATTTTTCATGCTAATGCGCTGCTGCAAAATATCATCTATGAACTGATCATAGAGTACGAACGCGGTCAAGGTGGCGCAGAGTCGGACAGAGTGGATGTGGTCGCCTCCTATATCGCCTCGCATTATCGCCGGAATCTGGAACTGCAGGAGTTGGCAGACCTCGCGGGATGCAGCATCCGGCAGCTTCAAAGGCAATTTAAGCAGGAGAAGCGGTTGGGACCGATGGAGTATATAAGCAAGCTGCGGCTGGAGAATGCGTCGCGGATGCTGCAATATACAGACGCTTCCATCGGAGAAATCGCTGATCGAATCGGTTATCGTGATATGTATTATTTCAGCAGAGTATTCAAAAAGCAGTACGGCGTTTCCCCGCTGCGTTACCGGCTTGATCATGCTTCCAAAACGGATGAAGAATACACGAAGACTTTGCTGCGCAATCGAACAGCTTCGTCGTACGAATCGCCTCAAGGAACGGTAATTTGCCATATGCGGGGAGAATATCAAGTGAAGAGACCGCCACAGCGTATCGCTGTACTCGATATGCAGTATGCTGACCATTTGCTCGCGTTTGGGCTGTCTCCGGCAGGAAGCGTCGGATCCGGCAGTGTGTCGATCCATTTTCCGTCATCGATTCGGGACAGACTTCGGAACACCGAACTGCTCGGAACGTATGAGTACCCGGATCTGGCGGCTGTAGAGCAGCTGTCGCCGGATCTGATCATTTGCACCGAGGTTCATGATCGTCATTTTGAAAGGTTAAGCCGGATTGCTCCTGTTCTTATGTTCAAGCGCAACGAGAGCTGGCAGACGATTCTGGGAGTTTTCGGGGAGCTGACTGGCAAAAGAGCAGAAGCCAAAATCATCCTGGCGGATTATTATCGACGCACTGCGCTGTTGTCCGAAGAATTGGCTCCCGTATTGGCAGGGCAAAGTGTCGCTCTGATCCGTCCGCTTGATTCGCTCATTCGCGTTCATTCGGCTGCTCATCGTACGGGTGCTGTGCTGTACAGGGATCTGGGTTTGCCTATTCCGTTATTTGTGGAGGATACTTCGGATACGGCGTATCATATTTCCGTAGATAGACTTCCGGCTGTGCAAGCCAGCCACTATTTTCTGCTTAGCAATCGGACAATGCAGGGCGTTATATCGGCGACCGAGCAGCAGGTACTGGACATGCTCGATCATCATGCGGATCAGCATATCCACTGCGTCGATGCGGTAACCTGGATCGGCTGTTACGGACCGATTGGGATTAATAGCATCGTGGATCAGATTGAGCAGGCTTTGTTGACTGGGTTGTAA
- a CDS encoding (2Fe-2S)-binding protein: MDYYLSNELWKQTAAKHSMLLGEPPEDSIRIVALSDLYEEAACQDYIRWFQMYIGAPDLKVAASMLAKRIGYLWTAPLMTALTFHDQHVSLSLKDSFLYHPALNEEGGTRFPFLAVSGLRAEVLTANRKVQREKAIEEIFALQLTPLLKTLAAIAPLPMSILWENIMVRIGPLYKLEAVEDGKDLQHIQADFSYLTQEAPGALFDQRRNPFTRFTTCQDQVPIAKNERITCCFYYQMSGEYCRKCPKIDTENKSQLK, from the coding sequence ATGGACTATTATCTCTCGAACGAATTGTGGAAACAGACGGCAGCCAAACATTCGATGTTGTTGGGTGAGCCGCCTGAAGACAGTATCCGTATCGTTGCTTTGAGTGATCTGTACGAAGAAGCGGCATGTCAGGATTATATCCGCTGGTTTCAGATGTATATTGGCGCGCCCGATCTGAAGGTTGCTGCTTCGATGTTAGCCAAGCGTATCGGCTATCTATGGACCGCTCCGCTGATGACGGCTCTGACTTTTCATGATCAGCATGTTTCTTTATCGTTGAAAGACAGCTTTCTGTATCACCCGGCGCTCAACGAGGAAGGCGGGACGCGGTTTCCTTTTCTTGCAGTCAGTGGTCTTCGGGCAGAAGTGCTCACGGCAAACCGGAAAGTCCAGCGGGAAAAGGCAATCGAGGAGATATTTGCGCTGCAGCTGACTCCGCTGCTCAAGACGCTTGCTGCAATCGCGCCGCTTCCGATGAGTATTCTCTGGGAGAATATTATGGTGCGGATCGGCCCTTTGTATAAATTGGAAGCAGTTGAAGATGGAAAAGACCTTCAGCACATCCAGGCGGATTTTTCCTACTTAACGCAGGAAGCGCCCGGAGCTTTATTTGATCAAAGACGGAATCCGTTCACCCGATTTACAACATGCCAGGATCAGGTTCCGATTGCCAAAAACGAACGAATCACCTGCTGCTTCTATTATCAGATGTCCGGGGAATATTGCAGAAAATGCCCGAAAATTGACACTGAGAATAAATCTCAATTAAAATGA